One genomic segment of Oncorhynchus mykiss isolate Arlee chromosome 10, USDA_OmykA_1.1, whole genome shotgun sequence includes these proteins:
- the LOC110512491 gene encoding solute carrier family 43 member 3, producing the protein MLGCGGGGVGLRYRLTLATGLVECLCFAGVVFGWASLVFVLKTDGYFTDLCVNLTTGPNSTVETDCSGQDEQFSLVFTVTSFMNNFLTLPNGFIFDRFGTMATRLLGICLYTTGTLMVAFSSSALSMLLFPALSFIAVGGILFLITNIQVGNLFGSHRSTIITLYNGAFDSSSAVFLIIKVMYEGGVSLRSSFLILSVCSVIHLLRTFFLMPNTHIPYPLPEGFTYGVSPGKSNSYNVEEIEKTREMGMTSEGEGPAETDDMPLQPDDGQQSEDSGKVASFRSCVQSWFFLWHLVWLSVMQLRHYLFIGTLNPMLNRLADNDSALVSQYTNAFAFTQLCGVLCAPWNGLIMDRHKGKPLAPGETDKEADLRSSSLSLFLTSLQCLLFSICASSPLLPLQYLTFILQVLNRSFLYGGNAAFISIAFPGVHFGKLYGLVMSLSAVVSLLQYPCFALVKGALGGDPFYVNIALTLLTLLAFIHPINIFYHCRKLTNQREDMAGGAAITLAEAKM; encoded by the exons ATGCTGGGATGCGGTGGGGGTGGAGTGGGGTTGCGGTACAGGCTGACCCTGGCCACAGGGCTGGTGGAGTGTCTGTGTTTTGCCGGCGTGGTCTTCGGCTGGGCATCGCTGGTCTTCGTCCTGAAGACAGACGGTTACTTCACTGACCTATGTGTCAATCTGACTACTGGACCCAACAGTACAGTGGAAACAG acTGTAGTGGACAGGATGAACAGTTCTCCCTGGTCTTCACCGTCACCTCCTTTATGAACAACTTCCTCACGCTTCCCAACGGATTCATCTTCGACCGCTTCGGCACCATGGCAACGAGGCTTCTGGGAAT ATGTCTCTACACCACTGGTACACTGATGGTTGCCTTCTCCAGTTCAG ctTTGTCCATGCTGCTGTTCCCAGCCCTGTCCTTCATCGCAGTGGGAGGTATATTGTTCCTCATCACAAACATACAG GTTGGGAACCTATTTGGCTCCCATCGTTCCACCATCATCACCCTCTATAATGGAGCCTTCGACTCTTCCTCGGCTGTCTTCCTCATCATCAAG GTGATGTATGAAGGAGGGGTCTCCCTCCGCTCCtccttcctcattctctctgtctgcagTGTCATCCACCTCCTCAGGACGTTCTTCCTCATGCCCAACACCCACATTCCCTACCCACTCCCCGAGGGCTTCACCTATGG CGTAAGCCCTGGAAAGTCCAACAGCTACAACGTAGAGGAGATTGAGAAGACGCGAGAGATGGGGATGACATCGgagggggaggggccagctgagacTGACGACATGCCCCTACAGCCTGATGATGGGCAGCAGTCGGAAGACTCTGGGAAAG tggccAGTTTCAGGAGTTGTGTACAGTCGTGGTTCTTCCTGTGGCATCTGGTGTGGCTGTCTGTCATGCAGCTGAGACACTACCTCTTCATCGGAACACTGAACCCCATGCTCAACCGGCTGGCCGACAACGACTCAGCCCTGG tgaGTCAGTACACCAATGCCTTTGCCTTCACCCAGCTGTGTGGGGTCCTCTGTGCTCCCTGGAACGGCCTCATCATGGACAGACACAAGGGGAAGCCTCTGGCTCCAG GAGAAACAGATAAGGAGGCAGACCtacgctcctcctctctctccctcttcctcacctccctccagtgcctcctcttctccatctgcgcctcctctcctctcctccctctccagtacCTCACCTTCATCCTGCAGGTCCTCAACCGCTCCTTCCTCTACGGAGGCAACGCAGCCTTCATCAGCATCGC TTTTCCTGGGGTCCACTTTGGGAAGCTGTATGGTTTGGTGATGTCTCTGTCTGCCGTGGTGTCACTGCTGCAGTACCCCTGTTTCGCCCTGGTCAAAGGAGCCCTAGGTGGAGACCCCTTCTAT GTGAACATCGCTCTGACTCTCCTCACTCTACTGGCGTTCATCCATCCAATCAACATCTTCTACCACTGCAGGAAACTGACCAATCAGAGGGAGGATATGGCCGGTGGTGCTGCCATCACATTGGCTGAGGCCAAAATGTAG